The Halocalculus aciditolerans nucleotide sequence TCTCCGCGACCTTGAACGCCTTCCGAACCGCCTCGTGGGTGATGTCCGGGTGGTGGACGCGCGTGTTCCACTTCACGACCGGGTCGAAGGTCTCGACGATGTCGAGGTGCTGGTGGCTCTCGTGGTGCATCGTCTCCATCCCGCCCTGCGCGGTGACGGCGACGAGCGGGCTCTTGTCGAGTTGGGCGTCCGCGATGCCCGTGATGAGGTTCGTCGCGCCCGGCCCGAGCGTCGCGAAACAGACGCCCGCGCGTCCGGTGAGGCGGCCTTCGACGTCCGCCATGAAGGCAGCGCCCTGCTCGTGGCGGACGGGGACAAAAGTGAGACCGGAGTCGCGGATAGCGAAGAGCAGGTCCGTGGTCTCCTCGCCGGCGAGCCCGTAGACGTACTCGACGCCCTCGGCTTCGAGGCCCGCGACGAGTCGGTCGGCGGCGTTCATCGCTAGTTCACCCAGATCGTCTTCCGGTTCACGAACTCGCGGATGCCGTCGGACGCGAGTTCACGGCCGTACCCGGAGTCCTTCACGCCGCCGAAGGGGACGCGGGGGTCGGATTTCACGAGCTCGTTCACGTAGGTGCAGCCGGCGTCGATGCGGTGGGCGACGCGCTGGCCGCGAGCTCGGTCCTCCGTCCAGACGCTCGCGCCGAGCCCGAGGTCGGTATCGTTCGCGACCTCGACGGCTTCTTCCTCCGAGTCGACGCGCAGGACGGCGGCGACGGGGCCGAACGTCTCCTCGGCGGCGACCGGCGCGTCGCGCGGCACATCGGTGAGTACGGTCGGCGGGTAGTACTCGCCCTCGCGGTCGAGCGGCTCGCCGCCGCGGACGACGTCCGCGCCGGCCTGTGCGGACCGGACGACCTGCTCGTGGAGGTCTTCGAGGAGGTCGCGGCGCGCCATCGGACCGATGTCTGTCTGGTCGTCGCGCGGGTCGCCGACGGTGTAGGCGTCGATCTCGTCGAGGAACGCGTCGAGGAAGTCGTCGTAGACGGCGTCGTGGACGACGAAGCGCTTCCCCGCGATGCAGGACTGCCCGGTGTTCTGACAGCGCGCCCACGCGCCCGTCTCCGCGGCCTGCGCGACGTCGGCGTCGTCGAGCACCACGACGGGGTCGCTCCCGCCGAGCTCTAAGACCGTCTTCTTCAGTTCGCGGCCCGCGGTCTCCGCGACCGCGCGCCCCGCCGGTTCGCTCCCCGTCAGCGTCGCCGCCCGCACCCGGTCGTCCGCGATGATGCCGTCGACTTTCGAGGAGGAGACGAGGAGCGACTGGAAGACGCCCTCCGGGAAGCCGGCCTTCTCGAAGACCTCCTCGATGGCGAGCGCGCAGCCCGGTACGTTCGACGCGTGCTTCAGGATGCCCGTGTTCCCCGCCGTCAGGTAGGGCGCGGCGAACCGGAACACCTGCCAGAACGGGTAGTTCCACGGCATAACTGCTAAAACGGGGCCGAGCGGCTCGTAGGACGTGTAGACCTCCGTCCCCGCGGGGCTCGCGCGAGGTTCGTCCGCGAGATGCTGGCTCGCGTGCTCCGCGTAGTACTCACACGCCCACGCGCACTTCTCCACCTCGCCGCGCGCCTGCTCGACGGGCTTCCCCATCTCGTCGGTCATCAGCCGCGCGTACCGCTCCGCGTTCTCTCTGAGCACGTCCGCGGCGTTCGCGATGAGCTCCTCGCGCTCCCGGAGCGGGACGTCCCGCCACTCCTCGAACGCGGACTGAGAGGCCGCCAGCGCCGCCTCCACCTCGGCGTCGTCCGCCTCTTCGTACGACTCGATAACGGCTCCCGTCGCCGGATTCACAGCGTCCATACTCGCGTCTTCTCGTGGCAGCGGCTAACAAGTTTGGGACCGTTCCACCCGCTGAGAGACCGGGCCGTTTATTGTGGCGTCGCGTCCCCTCTACGGCATGAAGGCGACCGCGAAAGCCCACCCCATTCAGGGCCTCGTGAAGTACCACGGGATGCGGAACTCCGAGCGACGCTACCCCTACCACGACTCCATCAGCCTCTGCACCGCCCCCAGCCACACCAAGACCACCGTCGAGTTCGACGGCTCCCTCGACGGCGACGTCTTCGTCATCGACGGCGACCGCGTCGAAGGCCGCGGCGCAGAACGCATCCAGTCCGTCGTCGACGAGGTCCGCGAGCGCGCGACCGCCGACTACGCCGCCGACCCGGTGCGCCTCGAATCCGAGAACGACTTCCCGTCGAACGTCGGGCTCGGCTCCTCCGCCTCCGGGTTCGCCGCCGCCGCGCTCGCACTCGCCGAGGCCGCCGACCTCGACTACACCCTCCCCGACGTGTCCACCATCGCCCGCCTCGGTTCGGCGAGCGCCGCGCGCGCCGTCACCGGCGCGTACAGCGACCTCTACACGGGCGGGAACGACGCGGACTGCCGGAGCGAGCGCCTCGACGTCGCCGACGACCTCGAAGAGGACGTCCGCATCGTCATCGGGCTCGTCCCCGCGTACAAGGAGACCGAGCAGGCGCACAAGGAAGCAGAAGAATCCCACATGTTCGAAGCGCGGATGGCGCACGTCCACGACCAGCTCGTCGAGATGAAGGACGCCCTCCGAGCGGGCGACTTCGACCGCGTCTTCGAGACCGCCGAGAAGGACAGCCTGAGCCTCGCCGCCACCACGATGACCGGCCCCGCCGCCTGGGTCTACTGGCAGCCCGAAACGCTCGAGATATTCAACACCGTCCGCGACCTCCGGAACCACGAGGGTATTCCCGTCTACTTCTCGACCGACACCGGCGCGACCGTCTACGTCAACACCAAAGCGGAGCACGCCGACGAGGTCGAAGCCGCCGTCGCCGAAACGGGCGTCGACACCATGGTGTGGAAGCCCGGCGGCCCCGCCCGAGTCCTCGACGACGCCGACGCGCTCTTCTAACCGCGTCCCGCGCTCTCGCCGCACCCCGCCCGATTCTCCGACCGACCCCGGGCGAGGGGGCTGTCCAGTCCGAGAGTTTATCCGATATCGGGCGGCGAGACGGCGTATCAGTTCCACGCTGTCCCGGGGCGCACTGCGGTCGTGCGGCGGCCCGCTCCGGGCGCGGTCGGTCGCCGCCGCCAGCTAGCCCCCGCGCGCTCGACCCCGTCCTTGCGTGGGGTCGACAGGCGCGACCGAAGCTGTTCGGGAGAACCACCATCCGGGTGTCGCGTGTCCGTTCACTCGATGTCTGCTAAATCCATCTACGCCGAGATCGGTGGTCGTGACGCCGTCGAGTCAGTCGTGGACGACTTCTACGACCGCGTGCTCGACGACCCCGTCCTCACGCCCTACTTCGAGGATACGGACATGGACGAGCTGTTCGCCCACCAGGTCCAGTTCGTGAGTTCCGTCGCCGGCGGCCCCGTGGAGTACGACGGCGAAGACATGCAGGCCGCGCACGAAGGCATGGGAATCACGGGGGAGGCGTTCGCCCACGTCGCCGACCATCTCGACGCCGCGCTCCGCGAGAACGGCGTGCCGGGCGACGCCGTCGAGTCCATCATCGAGGACGTCGCCGCGCTCGAAGACGACGTCGTCGGCCAGTAAGGAAGCGCGGCGTTCTTCTCCCCTCGACGCGTGAGCACGAGATGTGCCTCGCGTCGAACTCGTCGTGACGCTCCCGGAGCCGGCGTGGATCGGACGGATCTCGCGCGCTCACTCGGACGCCGCGTTCCGCGTGCTCTCGGCGCTCCCCGCGCCGGACGGTGGCGTCGGCCTGCTCGAACTCAACGGGGACGACGTGGACCCGCTCCTCGCGGCCGTCGAAGCCGCGGACCTCCGCGACGTCTCCGTCCTCCGCCGCCTCGACGAGAGCGCGCTCGTCCAGTTCGAGACCGAATCGCCGATGCTGCTCCGCGCGACGCAGTCCTCCGGCGTCCCGCTGGAGTTCCCGTTCCACATCCGCGACGGCGAAGCCCACTGGACGTTCACCGTCTCCCACGACCGGCTCGCCGACCTCCGCACCGAACTCGACGCGCGCGGCTTCGACTACCGACTCGACGGCGTGCGCGGCGCGAACCAAACGGAGGACGCGCTCACCGACCACCAGCGCGAGGTCGTGCTCGCGGCGCTCGACGCCGGCTACTACGAGCAACCGCGCGACTGCTCGCTCACCGAACTCGCCGCCGAACTCGACGTGGCGAAGTCGACGCTCAGCGGCGTGCTCCGGCGAGCCGAAGCCGCGCTCGTGCGTGCTTACGCCGACGACACCTGAACACGCAGCGTAGTTTGCCACCGCAGTTATCCCGGCGGCCGTCGAAACGACAGCTATGCGAGTTGTCGTTCTCGGCGGCGGCTACGGCGGCCTCCTCACCACGCGAAAGCTCGAAGACCGACTCCCGGACGGCGTCGAACTCCTCCTCGTCGACGACACCGGCGACCACCTCGTCCAGCACGAGCTCCACCGAGCGATTCGCCGGCCGTCGTTCACGGACGCGATTTCGATTCCGCTGACGGAGTTGACGGAGCGCGCGACGGTCCGCGTCGCGGACGTCGAGGCGGTCGACCGCGAGGAGCGCGTCGTCGAACTCGACGGCGGCGACAGCATCGAGTACGACGCGGCGGTCGTGGCGTTCGGCGCGGAGACGGCGTACTACGGCATCGAGGGACTGGAGGAGTACGCGACGCCGCTGAAGCGCCTGGAGCACGCCGCGGCGGTGCGACGGGAGTTCGAAGCGGTGCTGGAAGCGGGCGGCGGCGAGGTCGTCGTCGGCGGCGCGGGCCTCTCCGGCGTGCAGGTCGCAGGCGAACTCGCGCAGTACGCCCGCGACGAGGGCGTCGAGTCCCACGTCTCCGTGACGCTGCTCGAACAGCGGTCGGATATCGCGCCGTCGTTCCCGGCGAACTTCCGAGACGCAGTCCGCGACGAACTCCGCGAGCGCGACGTCGACATCCGCACAGAGACGACCGTAACTGCGGTCGACGATGGGACGGTTTCGCTCGACGACGGCGAGCACGCGTACGACCAGTTCGTGTGGACGGGCGGCATCACGGGGAACCACGGGCTCGGCGGCGACCGGCCGAGCGTCCGCGCGGACCTCCGCATCGACGACCGGACGTTCGGCATCGGGGACGCGGTCGAGATCACGGACGCGGAAGGCACAGTCGTGCCGGCGGCGGCGCTCGCCGCGGTGCGCGCGTCGGAGACGGTCGCGGAGAACGTCACGCGCGTCGTCGAAGCCGCCCGCGAGGGCGAGCCGCGGCCGCGCCTGAAGCAGTGGGTGTTCGACACGCCCGGGTGGCTGGTGAGCGTCGGCGACGGCGCGGTCGCCCAGCTCGGCCCGGAGGTATTCACGGGCGCGGCGGCGAACGTCATCAAGTCGAGCGTCGGCGTCACTTATCTCGCCGAACACGGCTCGCTCCGCCGCGCCGTCTCCGTCGTTCAAGAGGACTTGCGAGACCTCTAACGATCAGATACCGGGAATGCCGACGGCGCGGAGGCCGGAGCCGAAGAGACCGAGGAAGACGTTCGCGACGCCCGTGATGGCGAAGGCGACGAGCCAGGAGACGCCGCCGACGACGACGGCGTTCACCCAGGAGTCGTCGTAGCGGTAGAAGAGAACGCCGAGCCAGGCGACGACGGCGAGGACGGGGCCGACCATCGGTATCCAGCCGACGAGCGCGATGGCGACGGCGGCGAGCGCGGTCGTGCCGAGCGCGCGGAAGGCGTCGCCGCCCTCGAAGAGCGCGGCTTCGGCGGCGTAGACGCCGACGGCGGCGACGGCGAACCCGACGAACGTCCCGAGGAGACCGAGGAGGCCGTGGCCGGCGAACCCGAGGAGGTCGGCCGTCGGACCGCCGCCGAGGAGCATCCCGAAGAGAGACTGCGCGCTCCAGTAGAAGACGAGCAGCACGACGAGGAGCCCGACGAGCGCGAGCGCGGCAGACATGCCTACCTCTACTCGGGTTCGATACTTAGCCATGCGGGATGACCCGGACGAGTAGCGCCGCATCTATCGAGCCGCGGCGCACCCGGAACCGATGCGCCAGCCGGCGAGGGAAAAGTGCTCGCCGAGCGTTAGTCGGCGAGAGATTCGGATTCGTCGTCGGCGTTCATCGTCGGTTTCGTCACTTCGAGGAGCGTCGCGTCGTAGTCGGGGATAGAGTCGTCGAATCGGATGTCGTAACTCCCCTCGACGGCGACGCCGTTCTCGTACGCGCCGCGGATGACGTCGCGGAGTTCGCGGCGGAGCGCACTCGAATCGCGTGGATACGTGGGTTCACTCATGGGGGGATTTCGGAACGCGGCGACCGCGGGTGCGGCCGCCTGCTTCCACCTGAGTAGTGGGCGTTTTCGCGGATACGCTTGCCCCGTGGAAACTCAAGCAGACTAAGTGGGGTCGCGTGTCTTCACGCAGACACCTCGCGGTCTGTCGAACCGGCTCGTACCTGTATCTCGCGGTCTGACGAACCGGCTCGTACCGGGGAAGAAGGGTTTTTCCGCGCGCCGGTAGAAGGCCGATGTATGCCGGAAGACGACGCGAACACCGAAGACGTCGACGTCGAGGGAGAGGAAGAGAGCGACGAGAAATCCTTCCGCGAGCGCGTGAAAGAGATCCGCGAGCAGCGCGAGCAGGAGCGCGAAGAGCGCGACGGCGAGGAGGGCGACCGCCGCGAACGCATGGAGGAAGCGATGGGCGGCGGCCCCGGCGGCATGGGCGGCGGCGGGAACCCGTTCGCGCAGATGATGGGCGGCATGATGGGCGGCGGCGGCGGTCCCGGCGGTATGGGCGGCGGCCCCGGCGGCCCCGGTGGAATGGGCGGCCCGAGCGGTCCGGGCGGCCGCGGCGAGCCCGAACGACCCGGTTCGCGCGGCGGCGACGCCGGCGGCGAGCACACCGAGCAGATCGCCGAGGAGATGAAGAAGCTCCGGAAGGAAGTCGAGCGCACGAACAACAAGCTCGACCGCATCGCGATCGCGCTCGAAGAAGACGACTAACGCGGTTCGGAGCGACCGCCGAAGGCGCGAGTGAGAACCGCGAAACAGCGAACGGGGAGGAGCGACCCGTGAGACAGCGCGACCAAGCTGACCACGCGAGGCGGCCGAGAACCGCGGGAAGGCGAACGGGGAGCAGGCGGACCCTTCGGTTCCGCCGAACGAACGGTGGCGAGAACGGAGTTCTCGCTCGAAACCGGAACGCGTCGCGTTCCGGTGACGGCATCGCCGCGAGTCCGGCGGCCCG carries:
- a CDS encoding helix-turn-helix domain-containing protein codes for the protein MPRVELVVTLPEPAWIGRISRAHSDAAFRVLSALPAPDGGVGLLELNGDDVDPLLAAVEAADLRDVSVLRRLDESALVQFETESPMLLRATQSSGVPLEFPFHIRDGEAHWTFTVSHDRLADLRTELDARGFDYRLDGVRGANQTEDALTDHQREVVLAALDAGYYEQPRDCSLTELAAELDVAKSTLSGVLRRAEAALVRAYADDT
- a CDS encoding NAD(P)/FAD-dependent oxidoreductase — protein: MRVVVLGGGYGGLLTTRKLEDRLPDGVELLLVDDTGDHLVQHELHRAIRRPSFTDAISIPLTELTERATVRVADVEAVDREERVVELDGGDSIEYDAAVVAFGAETAYYGIEGLEEYATPLKRLEHAAAVRREFEAVLEAGGGEVVVGGAGLSGVQVAGELAQYARDEGVESHVSVTLLEQRSDIAPSFPANFRDAVRDELRERDVDIRTETTVTAVDDGTVSLDDGEHAYDQFVWTGGITGNHGLGGDRPSVRADLRIDDRTFGIGDAVEITDAEGTVVPAAALAAVRASETVAENVTRVVEAAREGEPRPRLKQWVFDTPGWLVSVGDGAVAQLGPEVFTGAAANVIKSSVGVTYLAEHGSLRRAVSVVQEDLRDL
- the mvaD gene encoding phosphomevalonate decarboxylase MvaD, whose protein sequence is MKATAKAHPIQGLVKYHGMRNSERRYPYHDSISLCTAPSHTKTTVEFDGSLDGDVFVIDGDRVEGRGAERIQSVVDEVRERATADYAADPVRLESENDFPSNVGLGSSASGFAAAALALAEAADLDYTLPDVSTIARLGSASAARAVTGAYSDLYTGGNDADCRSERLDVADDLEEDVRIVIGLVPAYKETEQAHKEAEESHMFEARMAHVHDQLVEMKDALRAGDFDRVFETAEKDSLSLAATTMTGPAAWVYWQPETLEIFNTVRDLRNHEGIPVYFSTDTGATVYVNTKAEHADEVEAAVAETGVDTMVWKPGGPARVLDDADALF
- a CDS encoding group I truncated hemoglobin, with amino-acid sequence MSAKSIYAEIGGRDAVESVVDDFYDRVLDDPVLTPYFEDTDMDELFAHQVQFVSSVAGGPVEYDGEDMQAAHEGMGITGEAFAHVADHLDAALRENGVPGDAVESIIEDVAALEDDVVGQ
- a CDS encoding NAD-dependent succinate-semialdehyde dehydrogenase — protein: MDAVNPATGAVIESYEEADDAEVEAALAASQSAFEEWRDVPLREREELIANAADVLRENAERYARLMTDEMGKPVEQARGEVEKCAWACEYYAEHASQHLADEPRASPAGTEVYTSYEPLGPVLAVMPWNYPFWQVFRFAAPYLTAGNTGILKHASNVPGCALAIEEVFEKAGFPEGVFQSLLVSSSKVDGIIADDRVRAATLTGSEPAGRAVAETAGRELKKTVLELGGSDPVVVLDDADVAQAAETGAWARCQNTGQSCIAGKRFVVHDAVYDDFLDAFLDEIDAYTVGDPRDDQTDIGPMARRDLLEDLHEQVVRSAQAGADVVRGGEPLDREGEYYPPTVLTDVPRDAPVAAEETFGPVAAVLRVDSEEEAVEVANDTDLGLGASVWTEDRARGQRVAHRIDAGCTYVNELVKSDPRVPFGGVKDSGYGRELASDGIREFVNRKTIWVN